The Cygnus atratus isolate AKBS03 ecotype Queensland, Australia chromosome 12, CAtr_DNAZoo_HiC_assembly, whole genome shotgun sequence genome has a segment encoding these proteins:
- the GPATCH1 gene encoding G patch domain-containing protein 1, whose protein sequence is MAAADSSDSEEEDLVSYGTALQPLQEGERLKKPVPLQEQTVKDAKGRYQRFHGAFTGGFSAGYFNTVGTKEGWTPSAFISSRQKRADRTILGPEDFMDEEDLSEFGIAPKDITTTDDFASKAKDRIKEKARQIAGVVAAIPGTTAFDDLIGPSKITIGVELLRKMGWKDGQGIGPRVKRKPCRQKPDPEVKIYGCALPPGLSEGSEDEEDEYQPENVTFAPKDVMPVDLTPKENVHGLGYKGLDPTQALFGVSGREHVNLFAGSEDPSNLLGDLQHNRGRKLGITGQAFGVGALEEEDDDIYATETLSKYDTVLKDEEPGDGLYGWTAPKQYKSKKRSDTEVKYIGKILEGFSLASKSSAPNKIYLPPDLPRNYRPVHYFRPVIAAGNENYHLQKVLEESTGKLGSDTTQQSRHALNASQRREQLGETVLKGPARSVLEYLSEKDRERLKEVKQASEQQMKAKTLPQQSRNSRFQPASPDDAFQKWQMLLGGQIANAGSSDFKPFAKDPEKQKRYESFVKSLKQGEKVDTLERHLDPTMTEWERGREQEEFFRAAMFYKSSNSTLSSRFTRAKYEDDVDKVEVPRDQENDIDDKETAVKMKMFGKLTRDKFEWHPEKLLCKRFNVPDPYPNSSIVGLPKVKRDKYSVFNFLTLPEPTTSITQETNEKKQQNSSFSKPKKPSRWDVSDKEKEKKDSISEFISLARSKADLQQKPPVPTTEESKSKADLQQKPPVPTTEECGTRASETLRSEVADEDKDQEEESRPSMDIFKAIFVSSSDEKSSSDEESEEEQQPTTSVTDSETTKQVNLPDSSSSNVQDNVSAKAEPGVSLLPAPKQELDAAEEFGPKLPPAFPFGPTRQQETAMPASFPGPSRKEKHKKNREKQKTKRERKHKKEKKKKHRKHKTKGKHKNKKSEKDSSSDTTDSSDSLSDIDTTGLSPKELLKRLKQLQY, encoded by the exons ATGGCGGCAGCGGATTCGAGCGACAGCGAGGAGGAGGATCTGGTGAGCTACGGCACcgcgctgcagcccctgcaggagg GTGAACGACTCAAAAAGCCAGTTCCTCTTCAAGAACAGACTGTTAAAGACGCAAAGGGACGATATCAACGTTTTCATGGAGCATTTACTGGTGGTTTCTCTGCTGGTTACTTTAACACTGTTGGCACAAAGGAAG GATGGACTCCTTCAGCTTTTATATCATCACGGCAGAAGAGAGCAGACAGAACCATTCTTGGACCAGAAGACTTCATGGATGAAGAG GATCTTAGTGAATTTGGGATAGCACCAAAAGATATTACAACCACAGATGATTTTGCATCCAAAGCTaaagacagaataaaagaaaaagctagaCAGATTGCAGGAGTAGTTGCTGCCATTCCAGGAACTACTGCGTTTGATGATTTAATAGGACCATCAAA aaTAACAATTGGTGTTGAACTGTTACGAAAAATGGGTTGGAAAGACGGACAAGGAATAGGACCGCGAGTCAAAAGAAAGCCATGTAGGCAGAAACCTG ACCCTGAAGTGAAAATATATGGTTGTGCATTACCGCCTGGACTGTCGGAAGGTTCTGAG GATGAAGAAGATGAATACCAGCCAGAGAATGTGACGTTTGCACCGAAAGATGTAATGCCTGTAGATTTGACTCCAAAGGAGAATGTCCATGGACTTGGTTATAAGGGTTTGGACCCCACGCAAGCTTTGTTTGGTGTATCTGGAAGAGAACATGTTAATCTTTTTGCGGGTTCTGAAGACCCAAGTAATTTACTTGGTGATCTGCAACACAATAGAGGAAGAAAACTAGGTATCACAGGCCAA GCTTTTGGTGTAGGAGCTTTagaggaggaagatgatgatATTTATGCAACCGAAACGTTGTCAAAATATGATACGGTTCTAAAAGATGAAGAACCTGGAGATGGCTTGTATGGCTGGACAGCACCGAAGCAGTATAAATCCAAAAAAA GGTCTGACACAGAAGttaaatatataggaaaaatcttggagggcttttccttGGCATCAAAGTCATCAGCTCCAAACAAG ATTTATCTACCACCTGATCTGCCACGAAATTACAGACCAGTCCATTACTTTCGACCTGTAATAGCTGCTGGGAATGAAAACTACCATTTACAGAAGGTATTAGAGGAATCAACTGGAAAACTTGGCAGTGACACGACACAGCAAAGCAGGCATGCACTGAATGCGTCTCAGAGGAGGGAACAACTAGGAGAGACCGTTCTGAAAG GTCCAGCTCGTTCTGTTTTGGAGTATCTGTCTGAGAAAGATAGAGAGAGGCTCAAAGAAGTGAAGCAAGCATCTGAACAACAAATGAAAGCCAAAACGTTGCCTCAGCAGTCACGGAATAGCAGATTCCAGCCAGCCTCCCCAGATGATGCTTTTCAAAAATGGCAAATGTTGTTGGGGGGGCAGATAGCAAATGCTGGTTCTAGTGACTTCAAGCCATTTGCAAAAGatccagaaaagcaaaaaagatatgaaagttttgtgaaaagtcttaaacaaggagaaaaag TAGATACATTAGAACGTCATTTAGACCCAACTATGACAGAATGGGAACGAGGAAGAGAACAAGAGGAATTCTTCCGTGCAGCAATGTTCTACAAGTCCTCAAACTCAACCCTGTCATCCAGGTTTACCCGGGCCAAATATGAAGATGATGTTGACAAAGTCGAAGTTCCTCGGGACCAGGAG AATGATATTGATGATAAGGAAACCGCTGTGAAGATGAAGATGTTTGGCAAACTCACCAGAGACAAGTTTGAATGGCACCCTGAAAAGCTGTTGTGCAAAAGATTTAATGTTCCTGATCCATATCCCAA TTCTTCCATCGTTGGTTTACCAAAAGTGAAGAGAGACAAGTATTctgtatttaactttttaactcTGCCTGAGCCTACCACATCTATAACtcaagaaacaaatgaaaaaaaacaacagaatagcAGTTTCAGCA AACCAAAGAAACCTTCTAGATGGGATGTATCagataaagaaaaggagaaaaaagattcTATCAGTGAATTCATTAGTCTTGCTAGATCAAAAGCTGATCTTCAGCAGAAGCCACCAGTGCCAACAACAGAAGAATCTAAATCAAAAGCTGATCTTCAGCAGAAGCCACCAGTGCCAACAACAGAAGAATGTGGAACTAGGGCAAGTGAAACTCTTCGCAGTGAG GTAGCTGATGAAGATAAAGatcaagaagaagaaagcagaccATCCATGGACATATTTAAGGCCATCTTTGTGAGTTCCTCTGATGAAAAATCTTCCTCTGATGAAGAGAGTGAAGAAGAACAGCAACCAACTACTTCGGTAACAGATTCAGAAACCACTAAGCAAGTTAATCTACCAGATAGTTCCTCATCTAATGTACAAG acAATGTGTCTGCTAAAGCTGAGCCTGGTGTTTCTTTGTTGCCTGCTCCAAAGCAGGAACTGGATGCAGCAGAGGAATTCGGACCAAAGTTGCccccagcttttccttttg GTCCTACTCGGCAACAAGAAACAGCGATGCCAGCAAGTTTTCCAGGGCctagtagaaaagaaaaacataaaaagaacagagagaaacagaagactAAGAGAGAACgcaaacataaaaaggaaaag
- the LOC118246502 gene encoding translation initiation factor IF-2-like, with protein MSALPHGAARLHLRQRGGAAPPHGGAPHRSLSGWPRHGDPRYGTPLSRQDEAPLVRGRTVTEGERVLRAPLRRLRRAPPRPLRQFSALLWSVAEPGREPRRHRSPHAASPRPPRTAGPGGSPWGIRHVPCPHAHGAFPGAGVASASWRLSAGHPHSSGAGPGEAGALLGRERPQTPGGGGVALGPGPGKGSSDLEERQGWPRSWETAVESTSELQKCAVFAGKTACLQNLPLSNWFCKCLYWTLKTLCYQTCAFSQINLPGDAYNDPTENRHRIAELELSQMLSHKSQDRHRGLPAKAHQNCMKRDVCIK; from the exons ATGTCGGCGCTGCCCCACGGCGCCGCCCGGCTCCACCTCCGGCAGCGGGGAGGAGCTGCCCCGCCTCACGGCGGTGCCCCTCACCGTTCCCTGAGCGGGTGGCCCCGGCACGGCGACCCCCGGTATGGCACG CCCCTGTCCCGGCAGGATGAGGCGCCCCTCGTCCGGGGCCGGACGGTGACTGAGGGGGAACGGGTGCTCCGCGCCCCGCTGCGCCGCCTCCGCCGCGCTCCTCCCCGGCCCCTCCGGCAGTTCTCCGCGCTCCTCTGGAGCGTGGCGGAGCCTGGCCGGGAGCCTCGAAGGCACCGCTCGCCTCAcgccgcctccccccggcctccccgcACCGCCGGGCCAGGCGGCAGCCCCTGGGGGATCCGCCATGTGCCGTGTCCACACGCACACGGAGCTTTCCCGGGCGCGGGGGTCGCCTCAGCGAGCTGGCGCCTCAGCGCGGGTCATCCCCACAGCAGCGGAGCTGGCCCCGGGGAGGCCGGAGCTCTCCTTGGTCGGGAGAGACCCCAGACCCCAGGGGGAGGTGGCGTGGCCCTGGGACCCGGCCCTGGTAAGGGCAGCAGTGACttggaggagaggcagggctggCCTCGAAGCTGGGAAACCGCTGTGGAGTCAACCTCAGAACTGCAAAAATGTGCGGTGTTCGCAGGGAAAACTGCGTGTCTCCAAAATCTTCCGTTGAGCAACTGGTTCTGCAAATGTTTGTACTGGACGCTCAA aacTCTGTGCTATCAGACTTGTGCATTTTCACAGATAAACCTGCCAGGTGATGCATATAATGACCCCACTGAAAATAGGCACAGAATAGCAGAGCTTGAGTTGTCCCAAATGTTGTCCCACAAAAGTCAAG ACAGGCACAGAGGCTTACCAGCAAAAGCACATCAGAACTGTATGAAGAGAGACGTATGCATCAAatga